The following nucleotide sequence is from Methanofastidiosum sp..
ATAATCCATTATCATACATAAAAGCAACAACAGAAATTGTAAAAGAAGATATAATTGAGCTAAAAAACAATAGCATAAGAAAGGGAATTAAAACTAATAAATTCGAAGAACTTGAAAAATCAATTGATACTGTTTCAGATGGAATAAAAAGGATAGCCACAATAACAACTACTCTGAAAAGATTTGCCAAACCCACAGAAGAAAAGAATTTTGAAGATATCAACCAGGGCATGAAAGACACTCTTGTAATTCTTCATAATCGGATAAAAAATAGAATCAACGTTATTACAGAATACGGGGATATCCCAAAGGTAGACTGTAATATGGGCCAAATAAACCAGGTCTTTTTAAATGTCCTGCTCAATGCTTCCGAATCGATGGATGTCGGAGAGATAAGAATCAAGACATGGAATGATTCTAACTTGGTTTATATACAAGTGGCAGACCAGGGAATAGGCATCCCAAAGGAAAAACTGAACAGGATCTTTGACCCTTTTTTTACAACTAAAGAGTATGGCACTGGACTTGGCCTAAGCGTTAGTTATCAAATAATTAAAGATCATAAAGGTAATATTAAAATCGAAAGTGAAGAAGGAAAAGGAACTAAAGTAACTATATCTCTCCCTATTCGGACAACGGATTAATTTAAGCCTAATAATTATCAAGGCAAAGATATTTATATTTGAAAACCTATCTATTTGAGGGGAGGTATTTCTTGTCAGAAAAAATATATAAAATTTTGATTATTGACGATGAAATAATGGTTCTTGATGCGCTAAAAAAGACTTTAGAAAGATCAAAACAATTTAAGAGCGATATCTTTTTAGTAGATAGCCCTTCGAAAGCCATGGATATCGCGAAAAATCAGAACTTTGATATAGTTATATCCGACTATAAGATGCCAAAAATGAGCGGGGTAGAGATTCTAACTAAAATTAAAGAAATGAATCCAGATACTGTAAGGATACTTATAACTGGTTACTCTGACCTTGAGATAGCAAGAGAAGCGATCAATAAGGCAGCTGTCCACAATTACATTGAAAAACCTTGGGACAATGAAAATATAAGAAACATTGTTTATTCTGCTATTAAGGAAGTTGAAGCTAAAAAGGAGCCAGATCTTAGTTTAGAGAGATTATTAAGTTCAGACAATGCAGGGACTTTAGTTAATGCTTTAATATCTTTGGAAGAAGTTAAAGAATATTCCCACACTGTCCTTAGAAAAGATGAGGATAGACTCCCACAAATCGAAGAACTGACAAAAAAGCTTGACATATTATCAAAATATGATTACTTAAGAAAAGAAGAAAAATCACCAGTTGTCTTTAAATGTCCAATATGTTCCTCATACGACTACAGGGTTATTATTAAGTGCCCAGTATGCGCATCAGATTATTTAGAAAAGGGAGATGTTATCGAACATTATTCATGTGGACATGTCGATATGTATTCCTTATTTGAGAAAGGAATAAATCTTACTTGCCCCAAGTGCGATGAAAATCTTAGACAAATAGGAGAAGATTACCGAAAGGTAGGAAACTGGATACATTGCAGGAAATGCGGAGAATTTTTTGGCGATGGGAATCTCAATCTAGTTTGTAACTCATGCGGAAGTGCTTCTTCAGTTAATCAAACTGAGTGGGAATTTGAAAAAAGAATAATTCCAAATAAAGAACGTTTGGGACAGATTAGCACAAAATTAGAAGTTATTAATGGCATAAAGAAAATGGCTGAAGAAAAAGGATTGTTCTTTGCCCAGAATATGGAAATTAAAGATAATGGCAAAGAGCACAAATATGATGTTCTTGTTTTCCAAAAAGACCCAATCATGACAAAAGAAGATAATCCACCAATATTTTTTGCAGATATTGGAATTGACAAAGCAGGAATATTCAAAGAAAAACTTAAAGAATACTATGAGAGAAATAAAGATCTTTCCAATAAGAATCTCTATTTTATAGCCCATCCATTTTTATCGAATGATTCAAAAACTCTAAGTGAAAAATATAAAATTCAGGCCATTGAAACAAAAAAATTAAATGAGACATTGAATCAAATATTTGGAAAAATCTCTGCTAATTCAAAAATTAATAAGAAAATAATGTAGATTGAGGTCTCTCTAAATGATTCAAGAAATTCTAGAATGGTACTTTGGACTTTTCGGATTTTCTTTAATCACCGGTGTATTGCTCTGTCTTTTTGCCATATTTGTTGACCTTATATGGAGCGTCATTAAAATAGGCCTCTTGATAATCTCAAGATTAAGATCATTAGGCAAAAAAAAAGAATGCAAAACTTATCCTTCAATATCCATAATTATTCCTGCCCATAATGAGGAAGATTGCATCGAAGGGTCCATATTATCATACCTAGAGTCACGTTATCCTGATGAAAAAAAGGAGATCATCATAGTTGACGATGCATCAACTGATAAGACCTATCAAAGAGCATTGCCATATGCTAAAAAA
It contains:
- a CDS encoding response regulator; its protein translation is MSEKIYKILIIDDEIMVLDALKKTLERSKQFKSDIFLVDSPSKAMDIAKNQNFDIVISDYKMPKMSGVEILTKIKEMNPDTVRILITGYSDLEIAREAINKAAVHNYIEKPWDNENIRNIVYSAIKEVEAKKEPDLSLERLLSSDNAGTLVNALISLEEVKEYSHTVLRKDEDRLPQIEELTKKLDILSKYDYLRKEEKSPVVFKCPICSSYDYRVIIKCPVCASDYLEKGDVIEHYSCGHVDMYSLFEKGINLTCPKCDENLRQIGEDYRKVGNWIHCRKCGEFFGDGNLNLVCNSCGSASSVNQTEWEFEKRIIPNKERLGQISTKLEVINGIKKMAEEKGLFFAQNMEIKDNGKEHKYDVLVFQKDPIMTKEDNPPIFFADIGIDKAGIFKEKLKEYYERNKDLSNKNLYFIAHPFLSNDSKTLSEKYKIQAIETKKLNETLNQIFGKISANSKINKKIM